ATTCTGTGAAACGATTCAATTCCTTATCGATTCTCTTATCGATtccaatttgggggaaaaaggagaataaacagtttgatgtaacatttatctttgttttaatgaaaaatattctattgtgacagttacttattaatctctaataacaagtgtgtgtgtgtgtgtgtgtgtgtgtgtgtgtgtgtgtgtgtgtgtgtgtaaaaaaaattaacagttcttttgcagatgaacatatctgcttttctgtacaagaaaatgtaacaaataacaacaaataacaaatactgaatcatgtaattacaagaacaatgtaatcacaagcacagtgtgtgtgtgtgtgtgtgtgtgtgtgtgtgtgtgtgtgtgtgtgtgtgtgtgtgtgtgtgtgtgtgtgtgtgtgtgtgtgtgtgtgtgtgtgtgtgtgtgtgtgtgtgtgtgtgagagtgtgagagtgtgagtgtgagtgtgagtgtgagtgtgagtgtgtgcactcaagtagtagtagggaaaattaacagttcttttgcagaaatatgagCATATCTGCTTTTTCTGGAAGGATACGGGATCTTTCGGGGCTTATGGTGTCTCCAGCCGTGGAGAACACCCTCTCAGATGGGGTGGAGGaagcctgcacacagaggtagTTTTCAGCCAGTCCAGATAGCAAGGGCAGCGTATCCCGCTTGTTCCACCACCACAGTGCGGCGCTATCCCTGCAGGGGATGGAGGGCAGGCTTTTGTAGAACTGGATTTCCTGATCCACCTTCTGAGCCAGGGAAAGACGGGGCTGTGATTCACGGATTGACTGCAGCTCGTTGTCCTCCTCCTCGAATAGTTCTTCCAAGGCTGTCTTTTTTGATGGTGGTGGCAGtgcctgaaattaaatgaacatgaagtaaaaaaaacaaacaaacatatataagtcaataatcatgacaaaacagcatccaaaggtcattacaaatgaatgagttAACTTACATAGTGTTcctctacttcttcctcctccccatcttcgcagccttccctctgtgtctctccttcccctgggAGCTTGAGAAatgatgtaaacacattaataactttTAACACAGAGCCGTAGAAGGtctcactcacaatggaatcaaatgcaatgataagacaaacagaatttaaacagaaattaaaatacctcatctcttgctgccactgtatttgctgttattgcagcTTCCCTGATCCTGTCCCAGACTGCatcacttttcactttgtatttaaatctggGGTCCAAGATGGTGGCTTCCTCCAGGAATCTCTGAATGTCAGTTCccttcaatttcaaaaaggagGATAGGATGACATTAGACTAGTGGTACAAATTGGCCTAAAGCATCAAGGTAAGATTAAATGTAGTTGTGCTTACCTGGTAGCGTTTGGAGAGATCCTTCCAAATGTTCTCCTTGATGCTCCTTGTGAACGCAGAGTCACCTTCCTGCACAGTGTACTGTTGCTCCAGCTTCTGCAAGATGGGCAAAATCTCACCGCAGGTTGCACTTTTGTCGCTGGAGACGGCCAGTGTGGAGGTGTAATGCTTCCGCATGAGATGCACAAACTCCTCTGCTTTCCTTAAGTCCTCGTTGCCTATTCTGTCCAAcctacaatgtaaataaaaacgaaaaagatgtatgtagcacaaataaacaaaaacaaaaccagtcaaagtttaaaaaaaagtttaagtcatattatcatttaaaatatatatcacctTTCCTTCTCCATGGGCCTTCTTATGCGTGGATCTATGGCTGCAGCCTGGATAGCAGGGAACTGCTCGGTGAATCTCTCCATCATCAAATAGAGGGAATTCCATCTGGTCCTTACATCCAGGAGGAGCATGTGCTTGGGCAGCTCTGAGGGTTCacatatacacaacacaatgtaaatatttattatctaataatttacatacacatacctatacatgtatattttcatgtACATATAGTATAATGCTTGCAATGTACTGTAAGGAGAGTATCTTACTGAGCAagtcttgtttctctttaagaacAACTTTTGCCATGTGGGACCTCTTCATCCAGACAACAACTGCTCGAACTCGTGCTGCCCAATTGGATATGGCAGTGCAGTTGTACAGCTTTTGCGCTCCCAGGTTCAGCGTATGAGCGAAGCATGGAAATTTGACaatttgcagctgtttgatggCTACATCCATGTTCGCTGCATTGTCTACAGTTGCTGCCACAACCTTTTCCCGTACACCAtattcttctaaaatgtaatcaatctcCTCTGCTACAGCTGAGCCTGTCTGAGATTGGTACACGGCTTTGGTTTTTAGGACCTTTTCCTTTACCTGGCCATTGCTCACGTAGTGCAGAGTAACCGTGAGATAATGATCCTGACAAAAGCTTGTCCACCCATCAGCCGTGATAGCTgcctttgacactgttttcagttcagagatcacatttcccttttccacaCCATACCAAGCAGGGATTAAGTGGTTGGTTAAGCTTTCCCTGCTGGGGGCTTTGTATTTTGGATTGAGAACCTTTGTCATCTCCctagaaaacatatgaaaatgaatgagtgtaaacatctgtttaatgaggaggaaaatattctattctattctattctaatctgacatttgataatCTGACAACAACCTCACATTCACCTACCGAAATTCAGGGGCGTCTACTGTAGAAAATGGGTGCAAACCCTTAACAACAAATTTGGTAACTGCCCGGTGACATTCTTCTACCTTTgcctgggacattttatttctgcctgcctcGACGAAAATAGAAGCCAGAGGTAAACGGGAGCAAGTGCTGCTAGCCTCTGAGTCAGCCAGACTACCCGTCTCGTCCCGGTCATCATCTTGTTCTAAATCTAACGAAGAAGGCATTcgtttgatgaaaaagcaatactgtacaatttcgggaaataaactaatttcccacctccctttgatttaaataaatgagcgtCACCTTTCTCTGGCTCCCTGAATCGGCGGCGCAACTTACTAGCATGTTTCATTAGCTACATAGCAACAGCTAGAATTCTTCCCTAGAACTACGGATGCCTTGCCATCAAGTAAGCTAATTAAACATGCTAGCAAGGAACGGCTTGATTAACCAGAAACATAAACTCCCTTAATTACCCCAAGGAGAGGtaggaaatgggtttatttccagaaatggcGTGGTACATAATTTACTAGGAATCACATTAAGGATTAGTCAGTGGGATAGCTACTTACCACCAGAGTTGCCTTCGGTGTTAGCCCCCAAGGCCACGGTGGTCGTAGAAGCTTGGCTGCTGTCACTCCGAAGGGCATCAAAAACGCGACACTCGTTAAAGTTTATCCCGTGTTGTGTGCGcagatgtttatgcatatttgaagtattcccTCCCGCCGATGTTATCAACAATTTGCAGTGGTTGCAAAACGCCCTGTTGCCATccttatgtaatgtgaaatgaagccacactttggaccgttttaaccttaggggtgccatttcagacttgtaaaaagtatCACGAGCGTCACCTGCGTAACCAAGCAACTACGCCACGTCAAGCCGGGCTTACTGAATCATTCG
This genomic stretch from Eleginops maclovinus isolate JMC-PN-2008 ecotype Puerto Natales chromosome 7, JC_Emac_rtc_rv5, whole genome shotgun sequence harbors:
- the LOC134866962 gene encoding E3 SUMO-protein ligase ZBED1-like isoform X1 codes for the protein MAPLRLKRSKVWLHFTLHKDGNRAFCNHCKLLITSAGGNTSNMHKHLRTQHGINFNECRVFDALRSDSSQASTTTVALGANTEGNSGDLEQDDDRDETGSLADSEASSTCSRLPLASIFVEAGRNKMSQAKVEECHRAVTKFVVKGLHPFSTVDAPEFREMTKVLNPKYKAPSRESLTNHLIPAWYGVEKGNVISELKTVSKAAITADGWTSFCQDHYLTVTLHYVSNGQVKEKVLKTKAVYQSQTGSAVAEEIDYILEEYGVREKVVAATVDNAANMDVAIKQLQIVKFPCFAHTLNLGAQKLYNCTAISNWAARVRAVVVWMKRSHMAKVVLKEKQDLLKLPKHMLLLDVRTRWNSLYLMMERFTEQFPAIQAAAIDPRIRRPMEKERLDRIGNEDLRKAEEFVHLMRKHYTSTLAVSSDKSATCGEILPILQKLEQQYTVQEGDSAFTRSIKENIWKDLSKRYQGTDIQRFLEEATILDPRFKYKVKSDAVWDRIREAAITANTVAARDELPGEGETQREGCEDGEEEEVEEHYALPPPSKKTALEELFEEEDNELQSIRESQPRLSLAQKVDQEIQFYKSLPSIPCRDSAALWWWNKRDTLPLLSGLAENYLCVQASSTPSERVFSTAGDTISPERSRILPEKADMLIFLQKNC
- the LOC134866962 gene encoding E3 SUMO-protein ligase ZBED1-like isoform X2, whose product is MPSSLDLEQDDDRDETGSLADSEASSTCSRLPLASIFVEAGRNKMSQAKVEECHRAVTKFVVKGLHPFSTVDAPEFREMTKVLNPKYKAPSRESLTNHLIPAWYGVEKGNVISELKTVSKAAITADGWTSFCQDHYLTVTLHYVSNGQVKEKVLKTKAVYQSQTGSAVAEEIDYILEEYGVREKVVAATVDNAANMDVAIKQLQIVKFPCFAHTLNLGAQKLYNCTAISNWAARVRAVVVWMKRSHMAKVVLKEKQDLLKLPKHMLLLDVRTRWNSLYLMMERFTEQFPAIQAAAIDPRIRRPMEKERLDRIGNEDLRKAEEFVHLMRKHYTSTLAVSSDKSATCGEILPILQKLEQQYTVQEGDSAFTRSIKENIWKDLSKRYQGTDIQRFLEEATILDPRFKYKVKSDAVWDRIREAAITANTVAARDELPGEGETQREGCEDGEEEEVEEHYALPPPSKKTALEELFEEEDNELQSIRESQPRLSLAQKVDQEIQFYKSLPSIPCRDSAALWWWNKRDTLPLLSGLAENYLCVQASSTPSERVFSTAGDTISPERSRILPEKADMLIFLQKNC
- the LOC134866962 gene encoding E3 SUMO-protein ligase ZBED1-like isoform X4, which gives rise to MAPLRLKRSKVWLHFTLHKDGNRAFCNHCKLLITSAGGNTSNMHKHLRTQHGINFNECRVFDALRSDSSQASTTTVALGANTEGNSGELPKHMLLLDVRTRWNSLYLMMERFTEQFPAIQAAAIDPRIRRPMEKERLDRIGNEDLRKAEEFVHLMRKHYTSTLAVSSDKSATCGEILPILQKLEQQYTVQEGDSAFTRSIKENIWKDLSKRYQGTDIQRFLEEATILDPRFKYKVKSDAVWDRIREAAITANTVAARDELPGEGETQREGCEDGEEEEVEEHYALPPPSKKTALEELFEEEDNELQSIRESQPRLSLAQKVDQEIQFYKSLPSIPCRDSAALWWWNKRDTLPLLSGLAENYLCVQASSTPSERVFSTAGDTISPERSRILPEKADMLIFLQKNC
- the LOC134866962 gene encoding E3 SUMO-protein ligase ZBED1-like isoform X3, which gives rise to MTKVLNPKYKAPSRESLTNHLIPAWYGVEKGNVISELKTVSKAAITADGWTSFCQDHYLTVTLHYVSNGQVKEKVLKTKAVYQSQTGSAVAEEIDYILEEYGVREKVVAATVDNAANMDVAIKQLQIVKFPCFAHTLNLGAQKLYNCTAISNWAARVRAVVVWMKRSHMAKVVLKEKQDLLKLPKHMLLLDVRTRWNSLYLMMERFTEQFPAIQAAAIDPRIRRPMEKERLDRIGNEDLRKAEEFVHLMRKHYTSTLAVSSDKSATCGEILPILQKLEQQYTVQEGDSAFTRSIKENIWKDLSKRYQGTDIQRFLEEATILDPRFKYKVKSDAVWDRIREAAITANTVAARDELPGEGETQREGCEDGEEEEVEEHYALPPPSKKTALEELFEEEDNELQSIRESQPRLSLAQKVDQEIQFYKSLPSIPCRDSAALWWWNKRDTLPLLSGLAENYLCVQASSTPSERVFSTAGDTISPERSRILPEKADMLIFLQKNC
- the LOC134866962 gene encoding E3 SUMO-protein ligase ZBED1-like isoform X5; translation: MLLLDVRTRWNSLYLMMERFTEQFPAIQAAAIDPRIRRPMEKERLDRIGNEDLRKAEEFVHLMRKHYTSTLAVSSDKSATCGEILPILQKLEQQYTVQEGDSAFTRSIKENIWKDLSKRYQGTDIQRFLEEATILDPRFKYKVKSDAVWDRIREAAITANTVAARDELPGEGETQREGCEDGEEEEVEEHYALPPPSKKTALEELFEEEDNELQSIRESQPRLSLAQKVDQEIQFYKSLPSIPCRDSAALWWWNKRDTLPLLSGLAENYLCVQASSTPSERVFSTAGDTISPERSRILPEKADMLIFLQKNC